In Treponema primitia ZAS-2, a genomic segment contains:
- a CDS encoding LPP20 family lipoprotein, producing the protein MRKSKIGTCIIGLCFLVFLYGCASTPPAPARDNREAEAEAAAAAAVAAMNGSPPPSSASSGPVAVNSSRTEPAWVSSPDSVFNRNTFVTGVGAGNNRAQAEMNALAALSSVFHRSLQADETITNSYQEMIKNGSAASWIENTSVESAIKASTSMDLIGAEIRDVWFDSKSTYYAAAVMEVDKTARLYTQMIQDNQQIINTLLDIPAADRNSIDSLARYQFAVTIAEVNQIFTNVLSVINSPVPADVKRPAEYRSEVANILRAIPVSVIVENDRENRVRDAFSSVLSAAGFRTGGNNTRYQLQARLSLSEVSLANQNNKFVRYVVDGNFVDTSSDAILFPYNINGREGHLSLSEAEVRAVRAAETKIKEDYAAALNAYLSQLIPKK; encoded by the coding sequence ATGAGAAAGTCTAAAATAGGTACTTGTATAATTGGCCTTTGTTTTCTGGTATTCCTATATGGTTGTGCAAGCACACCCCCGGCCCCAGCCAGGGATAACCGGGAAGCGGAAGCGGAAGCTGCTGCCGCAGCAGCGGTAGCAGCAATGAATGGTAGTCCGCCGCCGTCCAGCGCTTCTTCCGGCCCTGTGGCCGTCAATTCCAGTAGGACCGAACCCGCATGGGTTAGCTCCCCAGATTCTGTCTTTAACCGGAATACCTTTGTAACCGGTGTAGGCGCCGGCAATAACCGGGCTCAGGCAGAGATGAACGCCCTGGCGGCCTTGTCTTCGGTTTTTCACCGATCCCTTCAGGCGGACGAGACAATAACAAACTCCTATCAGGAAATGATCAAAAATGGTTCCGCTGCAAGCTGGATTGAAAATACATCCGTGGAAAGCGCCATAAAGGCCTCAACTTCAATGGATTTGATTGGCGCCGAAATAAGGGATGTCTGGTTCGATAGTAAAAGTACTTACTATGCTGCGGCAGTCATGGAAGTTGATAAAACCGCCCGGCTATATACCCAGATGATCCAGGATAACCAGCAGATTATCAATACCCTGCTCGATATTCCTGCTGCGGACCGAAATAGCATAGATAGCCTTGCCAGATATCAGTTTGCCGTTACCATTGCAGAGGTAAATCAGATTTTTACCAATGTCCTTTCAGTGATAAATTCCCCTGTGCCGGCAGATGTAAAGCGGCCTGCGGAGTATCGTTCTGAAGTCGCCAATATCCTGAGGGCGATTCCGGTATCGGTTATCGTGGAGAACGACCGGGAAAACCGTGTCCGGGATGCCTTTTCCTCGGTACTTTCCGCCGCAGGTTTCCGGACAGGGGGTAATAATACCCGTTATCAACTGCAAGCCCGGCTTTCGCTTTCCGAGGTCTCCTTGGCCAACCAGAATAATAAATTTGTCCGTTATGTGGTGGATGGAAATTTTGTGGACACCTCGAGTGATGCAATTCTGTTCCCCTATAATATAAATGGCCGAGAAGGTCATTTAAGCCTTTCGGAGGCAGAGGTCCGGGCAGTCCGGGCGGCGGAGACTAAAATCAAAGAGGACTACGCAGCAGCGCTGAACGCCTATCTTTCCCAGTTGATACCCAAAAAGTAA
- a CDS encoding Eco57I restriction-modification methylase domain-containing protein has translation MSKVLESSGRNSVLNSKSFTRPCFTVIFTVEISILALQELAVTRQARISTVKASHKEEFAQYLTPFEIARYMAELTLRYKRTDTPQFGRPIVILDPGAGSGILAGSLVNFLQRQHQNIPLSLEAWEIDPTIFDTLDQTLSHLGVPYTIRREDFISQMSHEIYRKLNRQYDLIIMNPPYKKINSGTIYRGDLHDIGIETVNTYSAFIAIAVKLLAEGGVLTAIVSRSFCNGLYFLPFRKFLNANIVIRHIHSFEKRDTAFADEKVLQENIIITLQKSKGRKKPITISHSVDKIFSGYFEFSGHTQVNATDLRNMWYPSRETLIKFGHLVQGKAIDEYDTVYTTLNKQEKNGGQ, from the coding sequence TTGTCAAAAGTACTCGAATCCAGCGGGCGTAATAGCGTCCTAAACTCCAAATCCTTTACACGCCCCTGTTTTACAGTTATCTTTACAGTAGAAATAAGTATATTAGCCCTTCAGGAACTTGCCGTCACCCGCCAAGCCCGTATCTCCACGGTCAAAGCCTCCCATAAGGAAGAATTTGCCCAGTACCTTACCCCCTTCGAAATTGCCCGGTACATGGCAGAATTGACGCTCCGCTATAAAAGAACAGACACGCCACAATTTGGTCGTCCCATTGTAATCCTCGATCCCGGAGCGGGTTCAGGCATACTTGCAGGTTCTCTTGTCAATTTCTTGCAAAGACAGCACCAAAACATCCCCTTATCTCTTGAAGCTTGGGAGATAGACCCCACGATATTCGATACCCTCGACCAAACTTTAAGCCATCTCGGAGTTCCGTATACCATACGCCGGGAAGATTTTATCTCCCAAATGAGCCATGAAATTTACAGGAAGCTGAACCGCCAATATGACCTTATCATCATGAACCCGCCATACAAGAAGATAAATTCCGGTACTATCTACCGCGGTGACTTGCATGACATTGGTATCGAAACAGTAAATACCTATAGTGCCTTTATAGCTATAGCCGTAAAATTACTTGCAGAAGGCGGCGTCCTCACAGCCATTGTTTCACGCAGTTTTTGTAACGGCCTTTATTTTTTGCCTTTTAGAAAATTCCTTAACGCAAACATTGTTATCCGTCATATCCATTCTTTTGAGAAACGTGATACTGCCTTTGCCGATGAAAAAGTCCTGCAGGAAAATATCATCATCACGCTCCAAAAATCAAAAGGCCGCAAAAAGCCTATAACGATTAGCCATTCTGTTGATAAGATATTTTCAGGATATTTTGAATTTTCAGGTCACACCCAGGTTAATGCAACCGATTTGCGCAATATGTGGTATCCTTCCAGAGAAACACTCATCAAATTCGGCCATCTTGTCCAGGGTAAAGCTATTGATGAATATGACACTGTTTATACAACATTAAACAAACAGGAAAAAAATGGCGGCCAATAA
- a CDS encoding OmpA family protein, protein MKKTLSAILGFLIILCVLSCAAAPPPAPPPPVEVPPPPPPPPPPPPPPPPPPPPEPDAEIVEEPDLEGPVLNAVFSSDLFSPDGDGENDEMFIELSAEDEAGIWSWMIEIFDPEPSTNLFFRISGEGKPPSKLVWDGHSNITGELVQSASDYPCAFTVTDTLGNVSIIRGVIRVDILVIREGDLLRVQVPSIVFGSNSGGFDGLSKEVIDNNEFILTRIAEVLNKFDAYKISVEGHTNPLTRAERERPSAADRRLSEQRANTVVDHLVNLGVDRSRLSAFGIAGARPIVPLEDKDNWWKNRRVEFLLVR, encoded by the coding sequence ATGAAAAAAACATTGTCAGCTATCTTGGGATTTCTAATCATATTGTGTGTCCTTTCATGCGCCGCAGCCCCGCCGCCTGCGCCGCCGCCTCCGGTAGAGGTGCCGCCCCCCCCTCCGCCGCCGCCACCTCCTCCGCCCCCGCCGCCTCCCCCGCCGCCGCCTGAACCTGATGCGGAAATTGTGGAGGAACCTGATCTTGAAGGCCCGGTATTGAACGCTGTTTTCTCGTCGGATCTTTTCAGCCCCGATGGGGATGGTGAAAACGATGAGATGTTTATTGAGCTGAGCGCCGAGGATGAAGCGGGCATCTGGAGTTGGATGATTGAAATTTTCGACCCTGAGCCTTCGACTAATCTGTTCTTCAGGATAAGCGGCGAAGGGAAACCTCCCTCGAAACTTGTCTGGGACGGCCACAGCAACATCACCGGCGAGCTGGTACAATCCGCTTCGGATTATCCCTGTGCCTTCACGGTAACCGACACTCTGGGCAATGTATCAATCATACGCGGAGTAATCCGGGTGGATATTCTGGTTATACGGGAAGGAGATCTGCTCCGGGTACAGGTGCCGTCCATTGTGTTCGGGTCCAATTCCGGGGGCTTCGACGGCCTTTCAAAGGAAGTCATCGATAACAACGAATTTATTCTCACCCGTATTGCAGAGGTTCTGAACAAATTTGACGCCTACAAAATTTCGGTTGAGGGCCATACAAACCCCCTGACCCGGGCTGAACGGGAACGCCCATCGGCGGCGGATCGTAGGCTCAGTGAACAGCGGGCAAATACCGTGGTGGATCACCTGGTAAACCTCGGGGTAGATCGCAGCCGCCTGAGCGCTTTTGGTATCGCCGGCGCCCGGCCTATCGTCCCCCTGGAGGACAAGGATAACTGGTGGAAAAACCGGCGGGTTGAGTTCCTGCTGGTGCGGTAA
- a CDS encoding phosphatase, protein MKICIDTHTHSVVSGHAYSTIDDLARGARKRGLKGFVLTDHGPAMPGGPHSYHFSNLRILPAKIQGVLFFRGAETNIMNDQGGLDLGLVYCKRLDFVMAGFHEVCFGSQGREKNTHALIAALANPLVDGISHPGNPAFPIDIEAVVKAAAQYGKTLEINNSSFRIRPGSEENCRLVASLSVQYGSLLSCGSDAHYWEDVGNFAKAKALLEDVGVPPELVINSSLERFRAFVEKRRAERGELSAG, encoded by the coding sequence ATGAAAATTTGTATCGACACCCATACCCATTCGGTAGTTTCCGGTCACGCCTATTCCACTATTGACGATCTGGCTCGGGGCGCCCGTAAACGGGGCCTCAAGGGTTTTGTGTTAACCGACCATGGCCCTGCCATGCCCGGTGGCCCCCATTCTTATCATTTTTCCAATCTGCGGATACTCCCCGCAAAGATCCAGGGAGTCCTCTTCTTCCGTGGGGCAGAAACCAATATCATGAACGACCAGGGTGGGCTGGACCTTGGCTTGGTGTACTGTAAACGTCTGGACTTTGTCATGGCGGGGTTCCACGAGGTATGTTTCGGCTCCCAGGGTAGGGAAAAGAACACCCATGCCTTAATTGCCGCCCTGGCAAATCCCCTGGTGGATGGAATTTCCCATCCTGGAAATCCCGCCTTTCCCATAGATATAGAAGCGGTAGTAAAAGCCGCCGCTCAATACGGCAAAACCCTGGAAATTAACAACAGTTCCTTTCGCATCCGCCCAGGCAGTGAGGAAAACTGCCGTTTGGTGGCCAGCCTTTCAGTGCAATACGGCAGCCTTCTCAGCTGCGGCAGCGATGCCCATTACTGGGAGGATGTGGGGAACTTCGCCAAGGCCAAGGCCCTCTTGGAGGATGTCGGGGTGCCGCCGGAACTGGTGATCAACAGCTCCCTTGAGCGGTTCCGGGCTTTTGTGGAGAAACGCCGGGCAGAGCGGGGGGAACTTTCCGCAGGGTAA
- the aroC gene encoding chorismate synthase — protein sequence MAGNSFGTIFTVTTFGESHGPALGCIVDGCPAGLPLDIGDIRRELRRRRPGGGGPATTRSEEDEPEILSGVFEGKTLGTPIAIMVRNNNQRSSDYDELRDLYRPGHADWAWEAKYGFRDHRGGGRSSARETLGRVAAGAVAKAFLATQGISIHGWTSFAARIHAPGPDEQGFDLEEVERNPLRFPHREKAEQALEIIEGLRKEGDSAGGTVSCRVLGLKPGLGTPVFGKLDALLASAMLSLGAAKGIEFGAGFRAASMQGSSANDSPIPPASGRSAAASLGSVNNDRFIPHTKGADSISSLPPGVPDLDYAANNAGGILGGISTGMPLDFTVAFKPVPSISKKQQTLDRSGTVRELVIQGRHDVCLCPRAVPVVEAMAALVLADLLLLSRSDRI from the coding sequence ATGGCAGGCAATAGTTTTGGAACAATTTTCACCGTAACCACCTTCGGTGAATCCCACGGCCCTGCCTTGGGCTGCATAGTGGACGGCTGTCCTGCGGGGCTGCCCCTGGATATTGGGGACATACGCCGGGAACTCAGGCGTCGCCGCCCCGGAGGAGGGGGCCCCGCTACTACCCGCTCCGAAGAGGACGAACCGGAAATCCTTTCCGGGGTGTTTGAAGGCAAGACCCTGGGGACCCCCATCGCCATCATGGTCAGAAACAATAATCAGCGCTCCTCCGATTATGACGAACTACGGGATCTTTACCGCCCGGGCCACGCCGACTGGGCCTGGGAAGCCAAATACGGCTTTCGTGACCACCGTGGGGGCGGCCGTAGTTCCGCCCGGGAAACCCTGGGCCGGGTCGCCGCAGGGGCCGTAGCCAAGGCATTTCTCGCAACCCAGGGCATTTCCATCCATGGCTGGACCTCATTCGCTGCGAGAATCCATGCTCCCGGGCCTGATGAGCAGGGCTTTGACCTGGAAGAAGTTGAACGGAACCCCCTACGCTTTCCCCACCGGGAAAAGGCGGAACAGGCCCTAGAAATAATTGAAGGGCTTCGCAAGGAAGGGGACAGCGCCGGGGGTACGGTTTCCTGCCGGGTACTGGGGCTAAAACCGGGCTTGGGAACCCCGGTTTTCGGCAAACTGGACGCCCTGCTCGCCTCAGCCATGCTTTCCTTGGGTGCCGCCAAGGGCATAGAATTCGGCGCCGGCTTTAGAGCCGCCTCCATGCAGGGTTCCTCTGCCAATGACAGCCCCATACCACCCGCCTCCGGTCGTAGCGCTGCCGCCAGCCTGGGATCGGTCAACAATGACCGCTTCATCCCCCACACCAAAGGTGCTGACAGCATCAGCTCTCTGCCCCCGGGGGTCCCGGACCTGGACTACGCCGCCAACAACGCCGGGGGCATCCTTGGTGGCATCTCCACGGGCATGCCCCTGGACTTTACTGTAGCCTTTAAACCGGTCCCCTCAATTTCCAAAAAACAGCAGACCCTGGACCGCAGTGGAACTGTCCGGGAACTGGTCATCCAGGGCCGCCACGATGTATGTCTCTGCCCCCGGGCCGTCCCGGTGGTGGAAGCCATGGCCGCCCTGGTCCTGGCGGATCTGCTGCTACTCAGCCGCAGCGACCGGATATAA
- the uvrB gene encoding excinuclease ABC subunit UvrB — MRSFEVVSPFSPAGDQGEAIAALAKGIKAGDQFQTLQGVTGSGKTFTMAKIIESVQMPTLIISHNKTLAAQLFREFKGFFPHNAVEYYVSYYDYYQPEAYVASRDLYIEKDASINDEIERLRLSATRSLMEREDVIIVATVSCIYGLATPEIYRTMTATFSVGETIDVDALIRRFVELQYERNDAVLERGRFRRRGDTLEIFPAYLEEAYRVDLDWDQVKRIRRFNPVSGQVFEELDRALIYPAKQFVMPAEMIHNALDRIKDELADRYEFLKNTGKIMEAERLKTRVEYDIEMLTEMGYCPGIENYSAPLAGRKPGDPPDTLIDYFPKQHLTFIDESHVTLPQIGAMYAGDRSRKTSLVDYGFRLPCALDNRPLRYDEFAGRLYKAVYVSATPGKAELEQSKRVVQQMIRPTGLLDPIIEVRPSDGQMEDIYGEIRSRIAAGERSLILTLTKKMAEDLTDYLTGLGLKVRYIHSEVETIERVEILTQLRQGVFDVLVGINLLREGIDLPEVSFIAILDADKIGFLRSLTSLVQIIGRAARNAAGKVIMYADRMSDAMTAAIAETERRRQVQIEYNQANGITPTTIKKAIADILTRHAEEEKDAAATAVEVLKKSYNVLIPNQRKQLIRALEGEMLEHAKNLEYEQAAAIRDEIAKINEVGKK; from the coding sequence ATGCGTTCATTTGAAGTAGTGTCCCCCTTTAGCCCCGCAGGGGATCAGGGGGAGGCAATTGCGGCCCTGGCAAAGGGTATTAAGGCGGGGGACCAGTTCCAGACCCTTCAGGGGGTTACCGGCTCGGGAAAAACTTTTACCATGGCGAAGATCATTGAGTCGGTGCAGATGCCCACCCTGATCATCAGCCACAACAAGACCCTGGCAGCCCAGCTGTTCCGGGAATTCAAGGGCTTTTTCCCCCACAATGCGGTGGAGTACTACGTTTCCTACTACGACTACTACCAGCCCGAAGCGTATGTGGCCAGCCGGGACCTTTATATAGAAAAAGATGCATCCATCAATGATGAGATTGAACGGTTGCGCCTTTCCGCCACTCGGAGCCTCATGGAGCGGGAAGATGTGATCATCGTGGCCACGGTCTCCTGCATCTACGGCCTGGCTACCCCGGAAATTTACCGGACCATGACCGCCACTTTTTCTGTAGGGGAAACCATCGACGTGGACGCCCTGATTCGCCGCTTTGTGGAACTCCAGTACGAGCGTAACGATGCTGTCCTGGAGCGGGGCCGTTTCCGCCGCCGGGGGGACACCCTGGAAATTTTCCCCGCCTACCTGGAGGAGGCCTACCGGGTGGACCTAGACTGGGACCAGGTCAAGCGGATACGGCGATTTAATCCTGTTTCCGGGCAGGTCTTTGAGGAGCTGGACCGGGCCTTGATCTACCCGGCCAAACAGTTTGTCATGCCCGCTGAGATGATCCACAATGCCCTGGACCGTATCAAAGACGAACTGGCGGACCGGTACGAGTTTTTGAAAAACACCGGGAAGATCATGGAGGCAGAACGGCTCAAGACCCGGGTGGAATACGATATCGAGATGCTCACCGAGATGGGCTATTGCCCGGGGATCGAGAACTACTCCGCCCCCCTGGCGGGCCGGAAACCCGGGGATCCCCCGGACACCTTGATCGACTACTTCCCCAAGCAGCATCTTACTTTTATTGACGAGAGCCACGTGACCCTCCCCCAGATTGGGGCCATGTACGCCGGTGACCGGAGCCGCAAAACCAGCCTGGTGGACTACGGTTTCCGCCTGCCCTGCGCCCTGGACAACCGGCCTCTGCGCTACGACGAATTTGCCGGCCGGCTGTACAAGGCCGTCTACGTGTCCGCCACCCCGGGCAAGGCCGAACTGGAGCAGTCCAAGCGGGTGGTCCAGCAAATGATACGCCCCACAGGGCTCCTGGACCCGATTATTGAAGTGCGCCCCAGTGATGGCCAGATGGAGGACATTTACGGTGAGATCCGCAGCCGCATTGCCGCCGGGGAGCGTTCCCTGATACTCACCCTAACCAAAAAGATGGCCGAAGACCTGACCGATTACCTGACCGGCCTGGGTCTCAAGGTCCGGTACATCCACAGCGAAGTTGAAACCATAGAACGGGTAGAAATACTGACACAACTGCGTCAGGGGGTTTTCGATGTTCTGGTGGGGATCAACCTCCTCCGGGAAGGCATCGACCTTCCGGAAGTTTCGTTTATCGCAATCCTGGATGCGGACAAGATAGGCTTCCTCCGCTCCCTGACCAGCCTGGTGCAGATCATAGGCCGGGCAGCCCGGAACGCCGCAGGAAAGGTGATCATGTACGCGGACCGTATGAGCGATGCCATGACGGCGGCTATTGCGGAGACCGAGCGGCGGCGGCAGGTACAGATAGAGTACAACCAGGCAAACGGCATCACACCTACCACGATAAAGAAGGCTATCGCAGACATCCTGACCCGCCACGCCGAAGAAGAAAAGGACGCCGCCGCCACTGCGGTGGAGGTCCTCAAAAAGTCCTACAATGTCCTCATACCCAATCAGCGGAAGCAGCTCATCCGGGCCCTGGAAGGAGAGATGCTGGAACACGCCAAAAATTTAGAGTACGAGCAGGCTGCGGCGATACGGGACGAGATAGCGAAGATAAACGAGGTGGGGAAGAAGTAG
- the pyk gene encoding pyruvate kinase: protein MKIIRNTHIICTMGPTTESLEMVRSLIRKGMNLARFNFSHGEHGYHGAMIARVREAAAAEGVPIALILDTKGPEIRTGKIRDNGIVELVSGEKLDVIAEADATALYGEEGAFTSKGRITVSYQSLADDIRPGARILIADGIFSLDVLSLEGRVMRCRVETGGELGGRKNVNILGVHTRLPAMSEKDMDDLRFGHEQEMDYVAASFIRKASDVTAIQKYLVSIGSDMQVIAKIEDDEGLQNIEEIIRVSAGIMVARGDLGVQIPPERVPLEQKRIISLCNKEGKPVITATQMLDSMTHNSRPTRAEAGDVANAILDGTDCVMLSGETANGAWPEAAVEVMDRIALAAESSEEYRNNMWERRRTFHEQDLGQVIAGAAVNTADAIGASCIIMPTLSGLTAQLVSKRRPQRCIVAATPSEKVRRRLLLYWGVVPVEVQREEDSEAMIQGAIGAAIKEGFAASADKVVVVAGLPVNSPITTNSIRVHVIGTVLGRGARGFGGRCTGRVIKAENLVEAARWLRSKGGEILLTHTLDESFTPIIRIVDGVILEGTSELSREHIKNINPNVVYVAQVPGAMNLFEENSTVTLDGAEKLIYEGTL, encoded by the coding sequence ATGAAAATAATCCGAAATACCCACATTATTTGTACCATGGGACCTACCACAGAATCGTTGGAAATGGTCCGTTCCCTAATCCGTAAGGGGATGAACCTGGCCCGGTTTAATTTTTCCCATGGGGAACATGGGTATCATGGGGCGATGATAGCCCGGGTCCGGGAGGCCGCCGCCGCCGAGGGGGTTCCCATTGCCCTGATCCTGGATACCAAGGGCCCGGAAATTCGCACCGGCAAGATCAGGGACAACGGTATTGTCGAGTTGGTTTCCGGTGAAAAATTGGATGTGATCGCCGAAGCCGATGCGACGGCCCTCTATGGTGAGGAGGGCGCTTTTACCAGTAAAGGGCGGATCACCGTGAGTTACCAATCCCTGGCAGATGATATACGGCCAGGCGCCCGGATCCTTATTGCGGATGGGATTTTTTCCCTGGATGTTCTTTCCCTTGAGGGACGGGTCATGCGCTGCCGGGTTGAAACCGGGGGAGAATTGGGGGGCAGGAAAAATGTGAACATCCTGGGGGTGCACACCCGGCTTCCGGCTATGTCTGAAAAGGATATGGATGATCTCCGGTTTGGCCATGAACAGGAGATGGATTATGTGGCGGCTTCCTTTATCCGCAAGGCTTCGGATGTTACGGCCATACAGAAATACCTGGTCTCCATCGGTTCGGATATGCAGGTTATTGCTAAAATTGAAGACGATGAGGGGCTGCAAAATATCGAAGAAATTATCCGGGTTTCTGCCGGGATAATGGTAGCCCGGGGAGACCTAGGGGTGCAGATACCCCCTGAACGGGTGCCCCTGGAACAGAAACGGATCATCAGCCTCTGCAATAAAGAGGGAAAGCCGGTGATCACCGCCACCCAGATGTTGGACTCCATGACCCATAACTCCCGGCCTACCCGGGCTGAAGCGGGGGATGTGGCCAACGCTATCCTGGACGGCACGGACTGCGTGATGCTTTCCGGAGAAACCGCCAACGGCGCCTGGCCTGAAGCGGCGGTAGAAGTGATGGACCGCATCGCCCTGGCGGCGGAGTCTTCGGAGGAATACCGGAACAACATGTGGGAACGCCGCAGAACCTTCCACGAACAGGATCTGGGCCAGGTCATCGCCGGGGCTGCGGTTAACACCGCCGACGCTATCGGCGCTTCCTGTATCATCATGCCCACCCTGAGCGGCCTTACCGCCCAGCTGGTGAGCAAGCGCCGTCCCCAACGCTGTATTGTGGCGGCTACCCCCAGTGAAAAGGTGCGCCGGCGGCTCCTCCTCTATTGGGGGGTGGTCCCAGTGGAGGTACAGAGGGAAGAGGATTCGGAGGCCATGATCCAGGGGGCTATCGGTGCCGCGATCAAGGAAGGCTTTGCCGCATCTGCGGATAAGGTGGTGGTAGTGGCGGGGCTGCCGGTCAATTCGCCCATAACCACCAACAGCATCAGGGTCCATGTAATCGGTACCGTACTGGGCCGGGGTGCCCGGGGCTTCGGCGGCCGCTGTACCGGCCGGGTGATTAAGGCGGAAAACCTTGTAGAGGCGGCCCGGTGGCTTCGGAGCAAGGGGGGGGAAATACTCCTGACCCATACCCTGGATGAATCCTTTACCCCCATTATCCGCATCGTGGACGGCGTTATCCTTGAGGGGACTTCGGAATTGTCCCGGGAGCATATCAAGAATATCAACCCCAATGTGGTCTATGTGGCCCAAGTACCGGGGGCAATGAATTTATTTGAGGAAAATTCCACGGTAACCCTGGATGGGGCGGAGAAACTGATCTACGAAGGGACCCTGTAG
- a CDS encoding LPP20 family lipoprotein has product MKKWGFIYISLIIAAFVLAGCGSAPAPADPQTDPNSPEWLNDFPPEDAIWGIGTAKQSSDSLSMSTAETRARTSIARQLDIKVKAMFTNYQRDAGTIGSQTALSLQEDVSNQVTSMQLSGSRPIKRWKAPDGTWWYLIEYKIADAKAALSTVIDDEAARFSEFKAAEALKMLDAQLAKSEKPQPVNN; this is encoded by the coding sequence ATGAAAAAATGGGGTTTTATTTATATTTCCCTGATCATTGCAGCCTTCGTACTGGCGGGTTGCGGCAGTGCTCCTGCCCCAGCAGATCCGCAGACAGATCCCAATTCCCCGGAATGGCTCAACGATTTTCCCCCGGAAGATGCGATTTGGGGAATCGGTACTGCCAAGCAGTCCTCTGATTCACTGTCCATGTCCACAGCGGAAACCCGTGCCCGGACAAGCATCGCCCGGCAGCTTGACATCAAGGTTAAGGCTATGTTCACCAACTACCAGCGGGATGCAGGAACCATCGGCAGCCAGACCGCCCTTTCCCTTCAGGAAGATGTGAGTAACCAGGTGACCTCCATGCAACTTAGTGGTTCCCGGCCCATCAAACGCTGGAAGGCCCCGGATGGTACATGGTGGTATCTGATCGAATATAAAATCGCCGATGCTAAAGCTGCTCTCAGCACCGTGATTGACGATGAAGCGGCCCGTTTCTCGGAATTCAAAGCCGCAGAAGCCCTGAAGATGCTTGATGCACAACTGGCTAAGAGCGAAAAGCCGCAACCGGTAAACAACTAA
- a CDS encoding LacI family DNA-binding transcriptional regulator, whose amino-acid sequence MDEQKDDSGTGSVQNGKFRKPTMKDVAEAAGVSITTVSHVLNETRFVSQEVTTKVKNAVESLNFRANPIARNLRSGESRIIGFVVSNLEHYFYVNIAKGIEKTINSLGYQLVLIDSAENKDAEIKNIESLYLRGTDGIIIAPTTTDCGYLKNIVPPDFPLVFVDRQPVAYQADCVLLNNSGAAYEATRYLLNKGHTKIGFVSFHFGETDIDPTIMERIEGYKRAYRDAELTIEEKLIRAVHGGSSTPAELRYAEPYTIMKEFLGSSVQAVLCGNSLAAIGVFSCLKEASVKIPGDIALISFDDDLWLSMATPCISAVAQPAESIGSTAARQLLKRLQTKTMNYETIRLNAEIIYRESC is encoded by the coding sequence ATGGATGAACAAAAGGACGATTCTGGCACCGGATCAGTACAAAATGGCAAATTTCGCAAACCAACTATGAAAGATGTGGCGGAAGCCGCAGGGGTATCCATAACCACGGTCTCCCATGTCCTGAATGAGACCCGTTTTGTCTCTCAGGAAGTAACAACCAAGGTCAAAAATGCGGTGGAATCCCTCAATTTTAGGGCCAATCCCATTGCGCGGAACCTCAGAAGCGGGGAATCACGGATTATTGGCTTTGTGGTATCCAACCTGGAGCACTACTTTTATGTCAATATTGCCAAGGGTATTGAAAAAACTATCAATTCCCTGGGGTACCAACTGGTTCTTATTGATTCGGCGGAAAACAAGGACGCTGAAATCAAAAATATAGAATCCCTCTATCTCCGGGGGACCGATGGTATCATCATAGCCCCCACGACTACCGATTGCGGCTACCTGAAAAACATAGTGCCCCCGGACTTCCCCCTGGTTTTTGTGGACAGGCAGCCCGTCGCCTACCAGGCCGATTGTGTCCTCCTCAACAATTCCGGGGCCGCTTATGAGGCAACCCGGTACCTGTTGAATAAGGGGCATACAAAAATCGGCTTTGTTTCCTTTCATTTTGGGGAAACCGACATCGATCCCACCATTATGGAGCGTATTGAAGGGTATAAACGGGCATACCGGGATGCGGAGCTTACAATTGAAGAGAAGCTCATCAGGGCAGTCCACGGAGGATCTTCCACCCCGGCGGAACTCCGCTATGCCGAACCGTATACTATAATGAAGGAATTTCTCGGCTCTTCGGTCCAGGCGGTGCTCTGTGGAAACAGCCTGGCGGCGATCGGGGTATTCTCCTGCCTTAAGGAGGCTTCGGTCAAAATCCCCGGGGATATCGCCCTGATCAGCTTCGATGACGATCTCTGGCTTTCTATGGCTACCCCCTGTATCTCCGCAGTAGCCCAACCCGCCGAATCCATAGGCTCCACCGCTGCCCGGCAGCTTTTAAAACGGCTTCAGACAAAAACGATGAATTATGAGACCATTCGGCTGAATGCGGAGATTATTTACCGGGAGTCCTGTTAA